A part of Roseitalea porphyridii genomic DNA contains:
- a CDS encoding cisplatin damage response ATP-dependent DNA ligase, whose product MKPFAELLDRLVLTPSRNAKLRLIVDYVAATPDPDRGYAIAAITRDLDIPSVKPAMIRALVEERVDPVLFGYSYDFVGDLAETVSLIWPAPTPHPSPASVGGGTSTSLPAAPDPAPGAERLEGASAQASSLPRLRGRDDGWGLSLGEVVETLQRSSRSDGPRLVERWLDALDPPGRYALLKLITGGMRVGVSSRLIKQALADYGQKDVTEIEELWHGLAIPYTDLFAWLDGAADKPESAAAAPFRPVMLANPTDLDELARYDPADYLAEWKWDGIRVQATAEQGVARIYSRTGDDISHAFPDLLAAMSFDGAIDGELLVGHYQDGAIRVGTFGDLQQRLNRKTVSAKQQAKFPAFVRAYDLLQEGEEDLRALPFADRRARLEQFVADLPADRFDMSALVPFSTWDEIGRMRNAAPEPVIEGLMLKRRDSAYVPGRPKGPWFKYKRDPFLIDAVLMYAQRGHGKRSSFYSDYTFGVWTGAVDDPALVPVGKAYFGFTDAELKQIDKYVRDNTIERFGPVRSVRAEPDHGLVLEIAFEGLNRSARHKSGVAMRFPRIARLRWDKPPHEADRLEALEAMLEDRK is encoded by the coding sequence ATGAAACCCTTCGCCGAACTGCTCGACCGGCTGGTCCTAACGCCATCGCGCAATGCGAAACTCCGGCTGATCGTCGACTATGTCGCCGCGACGCCCGATCCCGATCGCGGCTATGCCATCGCGGCGATCACCCGCGATCTCGACATTCCGTCGGTCAAGCCGGCGATGATCCGCGCGCTGGTCGAAGAACGCGTCGACCCGGTGCTGTTCGGCTATTCGTACGATTTCGTCGGCGATCTGGCCGAGACGGTGAGCCTGATCTGGCCCGCCCCCACCCCTCACCCCTCCCCCGCAAGCGTGGGAGGGGGGACATCAACTTCCTTGCCGGCAGCTCCCGACCCGGCGCCAGGCGCTGAACGCTTAGAAGGCGCGTCGGCGCAGGCGTCTTCCCTCCCACGCTTGCGGGGGAGGGATGACGGGTGGGGGTTATCATTGGGCGAAGTTGTCGAAACGCTGCAGCGTTCCTCCCGCTCCGATGGCCCCAGACTGGTCGAGCGCTGGCTCGATGCGCTCGATCCGCCGGGCCGTTACGCGCTTTTGAAGCTGATCACGGGCGGCATGCGCGTCGGCGTTTCCTCACGCCTCATCAAGCAGGCGCTGGCCGATTACGGGCAAAAGGACGTTACCGAGATCGAGGAGCTCTGGCACGGGCTCGCCATTCCCTACACCGATCTGTTCGCCTGGCTGGACGGCGCGGCCGACAAGCCCGAAAGCGCGGCGGCCGCGCCGTTCCGGCCGGTCATGCTGGCCAACCCGACCGATCTCGATGAACTGGCGCGCTACGATCCGGCCGATTATCTCGCCGAATGGAAGTGGGACGGCATCCGCGTGCAGGCCACCGCCGAGCAGGGCGTCGCGCGCATCTATTCGCGCACGGGTGACGACATTTCGCACGCCTTTCCCGATCTGCTGGCGGCGATGAGTTTCGACGGCGCGATCGACGGCGAACTGCTGGTCGGTCACTACCAGGACGGGGCGATCCGTGTCGGCACGTTCGGCGACCTGCAGCAAAGGCTGAACCGCAAGACGGTCTCGGCGAAGCAGCAGGCGAAGTTCCCCGCTTTCGTGCGCGCCTACGATCTTCTGCAAGAGGGCGAGGAGGATTTGCGCGCCCTGCCCTTTGCGGACCGTCGCGCGCGGCTCGAACAGTTCGTCGCCGACCTGCCGGCCGACCGGTTCGACATGTCGGCGCTGGTGCCGTTTTCGACCTGGGACGAGATCGGCCGGATGCGCAACGCCGCCCCCGAACCGGTGATCGAGGGGCTGATGCTCAAGCGGCGCGACAGCGCCTATGTGCCCGGCCGGCCGAAGGGCCCCTGGTTCAAGTACAAGCGCGATCCGTTCCTGATCGACGCGGTGCTGATGTATGCCCAACGCGGCCACGGCAAGCGCTCGTCCTTTTATTCGGACTATACCTTTGGAGTATGGACCGGTGCCGTGGACGACCCCGCGCTAGTGCCGGTCGGCAAGGCCTATTTCGGCTTCACCGACGCCGAGCTGAAGCAGATCGACAAATATGTCCGCGACAACACGATCGAGCGGTTCGGACCGGTCCGCTCGGTGCGCGCCGAACCCGACCATGGGCTGGTTCTGGAGATCGCTTTTGAGGGGCTGAACCGGTCGGCGCGGCACAAATCGGGCGTCGCCATGCGCTTTCCGCGCATTGCGCGGCTCAGATGGGACAAGCCCCCGCACGAGGCGGACCGGCTCGAGGCGCTCGAAGCGATGCTCGAGGACCGCAAATAG
- a CDS encoding ligase-associated DNA damage response exonuclease yields the protein MKPEALLHPTEKGLYCPPGDFYIDPVRPVGRALITHGHADHARAGHAHVMATRETLDIMGIRYGKDFAGATQEAAYGEVVTINGVTVSWHPAGHVLGSAQIAVESDGTRIVASGDYKRRSDPTCTGFDVVPCDVFITEATFGLPVFTHPDDAGEIGRLMESLKRFPERAHLVGAYALGKAQRVIALIRQAGYTETIFIHGAMDKLCSYYSDRGIDLGPLAPATIEKGAKDQFAGKVIVGPPSAFADRWARRFPDPVACFASGWMRVRQRARQRGVELPLIISDHSDWDELTQTIRDTGASEVWVTHGREEALVRWCELHQIRARPLNLVGYEDEAE from the coding sequence ATGAAACCCGAAGCGCTGCTGCATCCGACCGAAAAGGGGCTCTACTGCCCACCCGGCGATTTCTACATCGATCCGGTCAGGCCGGTCGGCCGGGCGCTGATCACGCACGGCCATGCCGACCATGCCCGCGCCGGCCATGCCCACGTGATGGCGACGCGCGAGACGCTCGACATCATGGGCATCCGTTACGGCAAGGATTTCGCCGGCGCCACGCAGGAAGCCGCCTATGGCGAGGTCGTCACGATCAACGGTGTGACCGTTTCCTGGCACCCAGCCGGCCATGTGCTCGGCTCGGCGCAGATCGCCGTCGAAAGCGATGGCACGCGCATCGTCGCCTCGGGCGACTACAAGCGCCGGTCCGACCCGACCTGCACCGGCTTCGATGTCGTGCCGTGCGACGTGTTCATCACCGAGGCGACGTTCGGCCTGCCGGTCTTCACCCATCCCGACGATGCCGGCGAAATCGGCCGGCTGATGGAAAGCCTTAAGCGGTTTCCCGAGCGCGCCCATCTGGTCGGCGCCTACGCGCTCGGCAAGGCGCAACGGGTGATCGCGCTGATCCGCCAGGCCGGCTACACCGAGACCATCTTCATCCACGGCGCGATGGACAAACTGTGCAGCTACTACAGTGATCGCGGCATCGATCTGGGCCCGCTCGCGCCGGCGACGATCGAAAAGGGCGCAAAGGATCAATTCGCCGGCAAAGTGATCGTCGGCCCGCCTTCGGCCTTCGCCGACCGGTGGGCGCGGCGCTTTCCCGATCCGGTGGCCTGTTTCGCCTCGGGCTGGATGCGCGTGCGCCAGCGCGCCAGACAGCGCGGCGTGGAACTGCCGCTGATCATCTCGGACCATTCGGACTGGGACGAACTGACCCAGACCATTCGCGACACGGGCGCGTCGGAGGTCTGGGTGACGCACGGCCGCGAGGAGGCGCTGGTGCGCTGGTGCGAACTGCACCAGATCCGCGCCAGACCACTCAACTTGGTGGGTTACGAGGACGAGGCTGAGTGA
- a CDS encoding ligase-associated DNA damage response DEXH box helicase, with amino-acid sequence MRSVTPPDTAKVDMVSLPEPFLGWFATRGWQPRAHQLELLAKSEAGLSTLLIAPTGAGKTLAGFLPALVDLARRGKPKPGTIRPGVHTLYVSPLKALAVDIERNLGMPVADMGLPVTIETRTGDTPTSKRQRQKLNPPDILLTTPEQVALLLSHKDADRFFADLRYVIFDELHSLVTSKRGQLLALGLARLRTLRPSLQTIGLSATVSDPDELRRWLVRQTPEQAPLSELITVPGGAKPEITILKSDERIPWSGHSARYALPEIYEAIRAHGTTLVFVNTRSQAELVFQALWTLNEDSLPIALHHGSLDVGQRRRVEAAMTQNALRAVVATSTLDLGIDWGDVDLVVHVGSPKGASRLAQRIGRANHRMDEPSRAILVPANRFEVMECQAALDANYLGAQDTPPIEPGAIDVLCQHILGMACSAPFDADALFAEVRGAAPYHDLPRKTFDRCVHFVAHGGYALQSYERYARIRQTADGLWRIAHPAVAQQYRLNAGTIVAAPELNVRLVRPGAGVKARGGRMLGKIEEIFLEQLVYGDTFLFAGKVLRFEGIRENECFASNAPALEAKVPAYMGGKFPTTTYLSAQVRRMLADPDAWHRLPPQVSEWLGYQKQKSVVPNAEDMLVETFPRGDRFYMVAYPFEGRLAHQTLCMLLTRRLERARARPIGFVASDYAVAIWGLRDMGAMIARGDLALADLFAEDMLGDDLEAWLDESFVFKRSFRYCALIAGLIDKRHPGKEKSGRQVTVSTDLVYDVLRTHEPDHILLQATRNDARAGYLDVGRVNSLLSRIRGRIVHKGLDRISPLAVPVMLEIGKEPVISSETGDALMAEKALATDDLVREAMGEDMVDR; translated from the coding sequence ATGCGCTCCGTCACGCCCCCCGACACCGCGAAGGTGGACATGGTCTCGCTGCCCGAGCCGTTCCTTGGCTGGTTCGCCACCAGGGGCTGGCAGCCGCGCGCCCACCAACTCGAACTGCTCGCCAAATCCGAGGCGGGCCTGTCGACGCTGCTGATCGCGCCGACCGGGGCGGGCAAGACGCTGGCCGGGTTTCTGCCGGCGCTCGTTGATCTCGCGCGCCGCGGCAAGCCGAAGCCGGGCACGATCCGGCCGGGCGTGCATACGCTCTATGTCTCGCCGCTCAAGGCGCTTGCCGTCGACATCGAGCGCAATCTGGGCATGCCGGTCGCCGACATGGGCCTGCCTGTCACGATCGAGACCCGCACCGGCGACACGCCGACATCCAAGCGCCAGCGCCAGAAACTGAACCCGCCCGACATTTTGCTGACGACGCCCGAGCAGGTGGCGCTGCTCCTGTCGCACAAGGATGCCGACCGGTTCTTCGCCGATCTGCGCTACGTGATCTTCGACGAACTGCACTCGCTCGTCACCTCCAAGCGCGGCCAGTTGCTGGCGCTGGGGCTGGCCCGGCTGCGCACATTGCGGCCTTCGCTGCAGACCATCGGCCTGTCGGCCACCGTTTCGGACCCGGACGAACTGCGCCGCTGGCTCGTCCGCCAGACGCCCGAACAAGCGCCCCTTTCGGAGCTGATCACCGTGCCGGGCGGCGCCAAACCCGAGATCACGATCCTCAAGTCGGACGAACGCATTCCGTGGTCGGGCCATTCCGCCCGCTACGCGCTGCCGGAGATCTACGAGGCGATCAGGGCGCATGGCACGACGCTGGTGTTCGTCAACACGCGCAGCCAGGCCGAACTGGTCTTTCAGGCGCTGTGGACGCTGAACGAGGACAGTCTGCCGATCGCCCTGCACCATGGCTCGCTCGATGTCGGCCAGCGGCGGCGGGTGGAGGCGGCGATGACGCAGAATGCGCTGCGGGCGGTGGTCGCCACCTCGACGCTCGATCTCGGCATCGACTGGGGCGATGTCGATCTGGTCGTCCATGTCGGCTCGCCCAAGGGCGCGAGCCGGCTGGCGCAGCGCATCGGCCGCGCCAACCACCGCATGGACGAGCCGTCCAGGGCCATCCTGGTGCCGGCCAACCGGTTCGAGGTGATGGAATGCCAGGCCGCGCTCGATGCGAACTATCTGGGCGCGCAGGACACCCCGCCCATCGAGCCGGGCGCGATCGATGTTCTGTGTCAGCACATCCTCGGCATGGCCTGCTCGGCGCCGTTCGATGCGGACGCGCTGTTCGCCGAAGTGCGGGGCGCGGCGCCCTACCATGACCTGCCGCGCAAGACGTTCGACCGGTGCGTCCATTTCGTCGCCCATGGCGGCTATGCGCTCCAGTCCTATGAGCGTTACGCCAGGATCCGGCAGACAGCGGACGGGCTGTGGCGGATCGCCCATCCGGCCGTCGCCCAGCAGTACCGCCTCAACGCGGGCACCATCGTCGCCGCGCCCGAACTCAATGTGCGTCTCGTGCGCCCCGGCGCGGGCGTCAAGGCGCGTGGCGGACGGATGCTCGGCAAGATCGAGGAGATTTTCCTCGAACAGCTCGTCTACGGCGACACGTTCCTGTTCGCCGGCAAGGTGCTGCGCTTCGAGGGCATACGCGAGAACGAATGCTTCGCATCGAACGCGCCGGCCCTGGAAGCGAAGGTGCCGGCCTATATGGGCGGCAAGTTCCCGACCACGACCTATCTGTCAGCCCAGGTGCGCAGGATGCTCGCCGATCCCGATGCCTGGCACCGCTTGCCGCCGCAGGTGTCCGAATGGCTCGGCTATCAGAAGCAGAAGTCCGTGGTTCCCAATGCCGAAGACATGCTGGTCGAGACCTTTCCGCGCGGCGATCGCTTCTACATGGTCGCCTACCCGTTCGAGGGGCGGCTGGCGCACCAGACGCTGTGCATGCTGCTGACGCGGCGCCTGGAACGGGCCAGGGCCCGGCCGATCGGCTTCGTCGCCTCCGACTATGCGGTCGCCATCTGGGGCCTGCGTGACATGGGCGCGATGATCGCGCGTGGCGACCTTGCGCTGGCCGACCTGTTCGCCGAGGACATGCTGGGCGACGATCTGGAAGCCTGGCTCGACGAGAGCTTCGTCTTCAAGCGCTCGTTCCGCTATTGTGCACTGATCGCAGGGCTGATCGACAAGCGCCATCCGGGCAAGGAGAAGTCGGGCCGGCAGGTGACCGTTTCGACCGATCTCGTCTACGACGTGCTGCGCACGCACGAGCCCGATCACATCCTGCTGCAGGCGACCCGCAACGATGCGCGCGCCGGCTATCTCGACGTCGGACGCGTCAACAGCCTGCTCTCTCGCATCAGGGGGCGAATCGTGCATAAGGGCCTCGACCGGATCTCGCCGCTGGCGGTGCCGGTGATGCTGGAGATCGGCAAGGAGCCCGTCATCTCGTCGGAAACCGGCGACGCGCTGATGGCCGAAAAGGCGCTGGCGACCGACGATCTTGTGCGCGAGGCGATGGGCGAGGATATGGTGGACCGATGA
- the pdeM gene encoding ligase-associated DNA damage response endonuclease PdeM gives MRPALRSVESTQAGEALAIDYGGESVLLDPAGIAFFPAASMLVVADLHLEKGSSFARRRMFLPPYDTPATLARLAALIAKYEPRCVVSLGDGFHDDAACERLSPAAVAAIEALAAGRTMIWVTGNHDPSPPVNVPGDSVDTLAAGQVTFRHIARRDCATCEVSGHYHPAAILRGRGKAVRRSCFASDGVRLILPAFGVYAGGLNVRDRAFDGLFDLGAFRAYMQGTDRLFPIGWRDLIG, from the coding sequence ATGAGACCGGCCCTGAGGAGCGTGGAGTCGACACAGGCCGGCGAGGCGCTTGCCATCGACTATGGCGGCGAGAGCGTGCTGCTCGATCCCGCCGGGATAGCCTTCTTCCCGGCCGCCTCCATGCTCGTCGTCGCCGATCTGCATCTTGAAAAGGGCTCGTCGTTCGCGCGCCGGCGCATGTTCCTGCCGCCCTATGACACGCCGGCCACACTGGCCCGGCTCGCCGCGCTCATCGCCAAGTACGAGCCCCGATGCGTCGTATCGCTCGGCGACGGCTTCCATGACGATGCGGCCTGCGAGCGGCTGTCGCCCGCAGCGGTGGCGGCGATCGAGGCGCTTGCCGCCGGGCGCACCATGATCTGGGTCACCGGCAATCACGATCCGTCCCCGCCGGTCAACGTGCCCGGCGACAGCGTCGACACGCTCGCGGCCGGACAGGTGACGTTCCGCCACATCGCCCGGCGCGACTGTGCGACCTGCGAGGTCTCGGGCCACTATCATCCCGCCGCCATCCTGCGCGGGCGCGGCAAGGCGGTACGCCGATCGTGCTTCGCTTCGGACGGCGTGCGTCTGATCCTGCCGGCCTTCGGCGTCTATGCGGGCGGGTTGAACGTGCGCGACCGGGCGTTCGACGGGCTGTTCGATCTTGGCGCCTTCCGCGCCTACATGCAGGGAACCGACCGGCTGTTCCCGATCGGCTGGCGCGATCTGATCGGCTGA
- a CDS encoding DUF3429 domain-containing protein yields the protein MVSEDEDADRIASRTPFLLALAGFVPFAVLTGAQFVPGATLAQTLGLTALNVYAAIILSFLGGIRWGIAVRSPSTSSEIGTFMLSVVPSLWAWAAFFAPGPWGFAMYAAGFAAMGWWDRALVARGHAPAWFGLLRVTLTWLVAPTMVLAALSQAL from the coding sequence ATGGTGAGCGAAGACGAAGACGCCGACCGGATCGCCAGCCGCACGCCTTTCCTGCTGGCCCTTGCCGGCTTCGTGCCGTTCGCGGTGCTGACAGGCGCCCAGTTCGTGCCGGGCGCGACGCTGGCGCAGACGCTGGGGCTGACCGCGCTCAACGTCTATGCAGCGATCATCCTGTCGTTCCTGGGCGGCATCAGATGGGGCATCGCGGTGCGCTCGCCCTCCACCTCGAGCGAGATCGGCACCTTCATGCTTTCGGTCGTACCGTCCCTGTGGGCGTGGGCGGCGTTCTTCGCGCCGGGCCCCTGGGGTTTTGCGATGTACGCCGCCGGGTTCGCCGCGATGGGCTGGTGGGACCGGGCGCTGGTGGCGCGCGGGCATGCGCCGGCCTGGTTCGGTCTGCTACGCGTCACGCTGACGTGGCTTGTCGCCCCCACCATGGTTCTGGCCGCGCTGTCGCAGGCGCTCTGA
- a CDS encoding TIGR02186 family protein → MTRPAIPQRLACAPAFALFLSVLLHAASAWAQTGVPPDDATRDAAAANAAEQARIPERIEIGLSTEIIPVTSDFTGQSLTIFGAIDNADPLVHRQGRYDIFVILEGPQADLVARRKERVFGIWMNVESQTFDNTPQSYLVASTRLARDITSLDTLARLSLGVGQIRITPDAERPRASDLETFIAALRRLKVDSGLYREFPGGVQFISQSLFRAELALPANVPLGAHRARAYLFRNGALVGQTDDTLRIAKAGFEFAVSDFARRQSLAYGIGAVVLALVIGWLGRVIFRRD, encoded by the coding sequence ATGACCCGCCCGGCAATCCCGCAAAGGCTTGCCTGCGCGCCGGCGTTCGCCCTGTTTCTTTCGGTGCTGCTGCATGCGGCGTCGGCCTGGGCGCAGACCGGCGTGCCGCCGGACGATGCGACGCGGGACGCGGCGGCGGCCAACGCCGCCGAACAGGCCCGCATTCCCGAGCGGATCGAGATCGGCCTTTCGACGGAGATCATACCGGTGACCTCCGATTTCACCGGCCAGTCTCTGACGATCTTCGGCGCGATCGACAACGCCGATCCGCTCGTCCACCGCCAGGGGCGCTACGACATCTTCGTCATCCTCGAGGGGCCGCAGGCCGATCTGGTCGCCCGCCGCAAGGAGCGCGTCTTCGGCATCTGGATGAATGTGGAGAGCCAGACCTTCGACAACACGCCGCAATCCTACCTCGTCGCTTCCACGCGGCTTGCGCGCGACATCACGAGCCTGGACACGCTTGCCCGGCTGTCGCTCGGGGTCGGTCAGATCAGGATCACGCCCGATGCCGAGCGACCGCGCGCCAGCGACCTCGAGACCTTCATTGCCGCCCTGCGCAGGCTGAAGGTCGACAGCGGGCTCTACCGGGAGTTTCCCGGCGGTGTCCAGTTCATCTCCCAGTCCCTGTTCCGGGCGGAACTGGCGCTGCCGGCCAATGTGCCCCTGGGCGCGCACCGAGCCCGCGCCTATCTGTTCCGGAACGGCGCGCTGGTGGGCCAGACCGACGACACGCTGCGCATCGCCAAGGCGGGCTTCGAGTTCGCGGTCTCCGACTTCGCCCGCCGGCAGTCGCTCGCCTACGGCATCGGCGCGGTCGTTCTGGCGCTGGTGATCGGCTGGCTCGGACGCGTGATCTTCAGAAGGGACTGA
- a CDS encoding sulfite exporter TauE/SafE family protein: MALYLPIAEMSVNMLILLGMGAAVGFLSGMFGVGGGFLITPLLIFYNIPPAVAVATGANQIVASSVSGVLSHLKRGGVDFKLGTVLLAGGLAGSSLGVYIYSFLRMVGQLDLIVSILYVVFLGVVGGLMLIESIRALRRTRSGEVVSLRRPGQHNWVHKLPFKMRFKTSRLYVSVIPVLGLGAVIGMLAAIMGVGGGFIMVPAMIYLLKVPTNVVIGTSLFQIIFVAAYTTIVQAVTNQTVDVMLALLLMIGGVAGAQYGARAGQRLRGEQLRAMLAILVLLVALRLGYALFVTPDDIFTVTAGGLP, from the coding sequence GTGGCGCTCTACCTGCCGATCGCCGAGATGTCGGTGAACATGCTCATACTTCTCGGCATGGGCGCGGCGGTGGGCTTCCTTTCGGGCATGTTCGGCGTCGGCGGCGGTTTCCTGATCACGCCGCTCTTGATCTTCTACAACATTCCGCCGGCGGTCGCCGTCGCGACGGGGGCGAACCAGATCGTCGCCTCGTCGGTCTCCGGCGTGTTGTCGCACCTCAAGCGCGGCGGCGTGGACTTCAAGCTCGGCACCGTGCTGCTGGCCGGCGGCCTCGCCGGCTCGTCGCTCGGCGTCTACATCTACTCGTTCCTGCGGATGGTCGGCCAGCTCGATCTGATCGTGTCGATCCTCTACGTCGTGTTCCTCGGCGTCGTCGGCGGGCTGATGCTGATCGAAAGCATCCGGGCGTTGCGGCGCACCCGGTCGGGCGAAGTGGTTTCGCTGCGACGGCCCGGCCAGCACAACTGGGTGCACAAGCTGCCCTTCAAGATGCGGTTCAAGACGTCGCGGCTCTATGTCAGCGTCATTCCGGTGCTCGGACTTGGCGCTGTGATCGGCATGCTGGCGGCGATCATGGGCGTCGGCGGCGGCTTCATCATGGTGCCGGCGATGATCTACCTGCTCAAGGTGCCGACCAACGTCGTCATCGGCACGTCCCTGTTCCAGATCATCTTCGTGGCCGCCTACACCACGATCGTGCAGGCGGTCACCAACCAGACCGTCGACGTGATGCTGGCGCTGCTGCTGATGATCGGTGGCGTCGCCGGCGCCCAGTATGGCGCACGCGCCGGCCAGCGCCTGCGCGGCGAACAGTTGCGCGCGATGCTGGCGATCCTCGTTCTGCTGGTCGCGCTGCGGCTCGGCTACGCCCTGTTCGTCACGCCCGACGACATCTTCACGGTGACGGCGGGAGGGCTGCCATGA